The genomic segment ATTATTAAAtgtatctgtaaaaaaaaaaatcactctttGCCTAAAGACTCCCCTCCAGGCAATGCTGTTAAAAATGCATGCAGTTTACTTCAGTGTTCCCAAGCAGATCACATTTTTCAGTCTCAggatttatatggtttctcccccctATGAGTCCTCTCATGAGCAACAAGGGTAGAGCTCTGATTGAAGCTCTTCAGACAGTGTGAACACTTATATGGTTTTTCTCCCGTATGGATTCTCTCGTGCCTAATCAGGTGTGCTTTGTGACTGAAGCTTCTGCCACAGACCAGGCACGTGTAGGGTTTTTCACCTGTATGGCTCCTTTTGTGCCTGTTCAAGTTCGATTTCccactgaagcttttcccgcagGCTGTGCAGGTATACTGTTTGACCCCTGAATGATTCCGCTCATGGCCGATGAGGTCAGTCCGATGCTTAAAGCTCTCGCCACAAGCTgcgcatttgtatggcttctcccccgtgtggattttCTCATGTCGGAGAAGGTGCGCTTTGTGGCAGAAGCCCTTCCCGCAGAGCGAACACAGgtacggcttctctcctgtgtggcttCTTTCGTGTCTTGTCAGGTTGGACCTCCCGCTGAAGCCCTTCCCGCAGATGGAACACGGGTAGGGTTTATCTCCCGTATGGGTTCTCTCGTGGATGATGTAATCCGACCGATGATTGAAGCCCTTCCCACAAGAGGGGCACTCGTAAGGTTTTTCTCCAGTGTGGGTTCTCTCGTGTGTGGCGAGTTTGGAACTCTGGCTGAAGCTCTTCTCGCAGTGTGAGCACTTGTATGGCTTCTCCGTGTGGGTTCTCTCATGCGCGATGAGGGTCGAGCTCTGGCTGAAGGTCTTCAAACACTGCAAGCACTtgtagggtttctcccctgtgtggatccgCTCGTGCCTGATCATGTGAGCTTTATGACTGAAGCTTCTCCCGCAGACGGCACACGTGtagggcttctcccctgtgtggcttCTCTGGTGCCTGTTCAGGTTCGACCGCCcgctgaagctttttccacagaACGAGCAGATGTGGggcttctctccagtgtgggtTCTCCAGTGAGCGATGAGGTACGACCTCACGTTGAAGCCTTTCCCACAAAGTGAGCATTTGTGTGGCTTCTCTCCCGTATGGGTTCGCTCGTGGGCAAGGAGGTAGGATCTCACATTGAAGGTTTTCCCGCAATAGGAACATTtgtacggtttctcccctgtatgagcTTTCTCCTGAGCTAGAAAGTATTTTTTCCAAATGAAGATTTTGCCATAATATGAACATTTGTAGGGTTTCTTGCCAACTCTCTTTCCAGGGTAATTTCCCGACTGCTTTTCTGACCTGCATTGATTTGACTTCCCCAGACAACGGAACACACTTCCTTTGGCCACTGCTAaggttgttttattgtgtttagtGTTTCTCAGGAGAtagttcttctcctcctcttctttcgcACACTCATTCCCTGTGAGAAAGAACAGAAAACTGTGACACCGGCATAACCCCAGGCAAAAATGAAGgattttaaaattccattttgttgattgtattgactcactatgTAAATTGcgccctgtgagaaaggcggactaggaataacataaataaataaaataaaaaggaccaAGAGTCCAGCCAAATTCAACTCCCACCTGATTGGACACCTGACACCATCACTGTCTCCTCAGCCTGGAGGTCCGAGACCCACGGCTCCTCTTCTGGTTCTACCTTTATGATCACACCAGGAAATCCTAAATAGGAAAGAAGTGCAAGAGGAGAAGGTCAAGTGGAGGGGATGTTGAATCTATATCTCCTACCAACTTCAACTGGTGGTTTTTTGAAGAGCACTAAGGTGGTTTGCTGCGGGATCTTTCTGACCCTATTTTAGAATTTCATTCACACTAAAGCATTGCTGGCTATTGATACTGTTTAGCAAGACTCCTAAGAAATTCCCAATTGTAAGTTTTTCTAAAGTTCCAGACTactctcatccattttattctATCTCTGACCACATCTTAGAAACCTGCCTGCTGACCATGGACAGAAGAGGACAAAGAAGGAGTCTGGATCACTTCCTGgaatctccagcatggtgtagtggttaaaagcagtgttttcagatggtggactctaatctggagaaccaggtttgattccccactcctccacatgagcggcagatgctaatctggtgaaccatgttggtttccccactcctgtacatgaagccagatgggtgaccttgtcacagctctcttagagctctctcagccccatctacgtCACAggcgtctgctgtggggaggggaagggaaggtgaatgtaagcctgtttgattcttttttaagtggcagagaaagtcggcatataaaaaccaactcttcttcttaagtggtagaaaaagttggcatacaaaaaccaactcttcttcctcctcctccacttaaAGAGGCCAAGTAGCCCAAACCAGAGGAGGTAGTATGGAGGGAGAGCCAGTGGTATCCAACCCATGATTTGGGACATTCAGGTGGATCACACACTTCTACTCACTGGGTCACCCGTTGATATCCGAGTCacccttttttaaaacattttggaaGGACTCTCAAAATCTTACACCCTGggaatctttaaggtgctacctcACAGTTTTGTTTtgacgataaaatggaggaaagacgAATATAAGCCACTTTAgattccccattgtggagaaaggcagggtataaatgaagtaaattaaataaaaataagtttaCTTGCAGCATCTAAAGCCTCTTATGATCaacatgtttcttgttttatcttaAGGGGGGCAGCCCTAGGGGCTGTACTGGACCCTTGACTATAAGAGAAGGTGCCCTGTTCAAACACACTAACCCCATTCCTGTCCCAAGTAAGTCTCACCTTCCTCGGAGTCTTGGACATCTGATACCAGCgggtcctcttcttcttccacctttaCCTTCAAAACAGGAAACTCTGATCAAGAGAGAAAGGTCAGAAGAAGAATCAAATGCTGATACTCCATACAGTCTTGTTTTAGAGACAAGCAAACAAAGGATGCTGGAATT from the Euleptes europaea isolate rEulEur1 chromosome 1, rEulEur1.hap1, whole genome shotgun sequence genome contains:
- the LOC130472835 gene encoding zinc finger protein 436-like; amino-acid sequence: MEQKKKTSIVNFQRSEDTQAIPDVHSGLPNETVKLEKEDDPWVPNHRGSEESKAFPGAHSGFPEEMTKVKDEEELWDHQVVEENKTSPTACSEFPVLKVKVEEEEDPLVSDVQDSEEGFPGVIIKVEPEEEPWVSDLQAEETVMVSGVQSGNECAKEEEEKNYLLRNTKHNKTTLAVAKGSVFRCLGKSNQCRSEKQSGNYPGKRVGKKPYKCSYYGKIFIWKKYFLAQEKAHTGEKPYKCSYCGKTFNVRSYLLAHERTHTGEKPHKCSLCGKGFNVRSYLIAHWRTHTGEKPHICSFCGKSFSGRSNLNRHQRSHTGEKPYTCAVCGRSFSHKAHMIRHERIHTGEKPYKCLQCLKTFSQSSTLIAHERTHTEKPYKCSHCEKSFSQSSKLATHERTHTGEKPYECPSCGKGFNHRSDYIIHERTHTGDKPYPCSICGKGFSGRSNLTRHERSHTGEKPYLCSLCGKGFCHKAHLLRHEKIHTGEKPYKCAACGESFKHRTDLIGHERNHSGVKQYTCTACGKSFSGKSNLNRHKRSHTGEKPYTCLVCGRSFSHKAHLIRHERIHTGEKPYKCSHCLKSFNQSSTLVAHERTHRGEKPYKS